A region of Longimicrobiaceae bacterium DNA encodes the following proteins:
- a CDS encoding HEPN domain-containing protein: MTEVQRALLEKAKKSVDAAVLLADGGMYDFAVSRAYYAMFYVAEAFLAGKGLSFSKHSAVHAAFGQRIARQGVVPAEFHRYLIDAASARNTGDYGVDTGFTREDAGRLIAQAEEFIGMGEQRIPSLSSETDP, encoded by the coding sequence CTGGAGAAGGCCAAGAAGAGCGTCGATGCCGCGGTTCTCCTGGCGGATGGCGGCATGTACGATTTCGCGGTTTCTCGGGCCTATTATGCTATGTTCTATGTCGCGGAGGCCTTCCTCGCCGGGAAGGGGCTGAGCTTCTCGAAGCACTCCGCCGTGCACGCGGCGTTCGGACAGCGCATTGCCCGACAGGGGGTCGTGCCCGCCGAGTTCCACCGGTACCTTATTGACGCGGCATCCGCACGGAACACGGGTGACTACGGAGTCGACACAGGCTTCACGCGGGAGGATGCCGGGCGGCTCATCGCTCAGGCAGAGGAATTCATCGGGATGGGCGAGCAGCGGATCCCCTCCCTTTCGTCGGAAACTGACCCCTGA